The Pantoea vagans genome includes a window with the following:
- a CDS encoding phage regulatory CII family protein, producing MFDFKVSTHTHYDDACRKFALAHNMKDVAQQAGMRAQTLRNKLNPDQPHQLTVQEVLTLTDVTEDATLIDGLLAQIQCLPCVPVNEVANDKLPLYVMKATAEVGQLAAGAISTEQLSASCKRGLLQNVNSGIRCLTLAAIAVQARIQANPALSSTVDAISVLGASFGVV from the coding sequence ATGTTTGATTTCAAGGTTTCTACCCATACGCACTACGACGACGCTTGTCGCAAGTTCGCGTTAGCGCACAACATGAAAGACGTTGCACAGCAAGCTGGCATGCGCGCGCAAACGCTGCGTAACAAACTTAATCCCGACCAGCCGCACCAGCTCACCGTGCAAGAAGTGTTAACGCTTACCGATGTCACCGAAGATGCGACGCTCATTGATGGCTTGCTTGCACAAATCCAGTGCTTGCCTTGCGTGCCGGTCAACGAAGTCGCCAACGACAAGCTGCCACTGTATGTGATGAAAGCCACCGCTGAGGTTGGTCAACTCGCTGCTGGCGCGATCTCAACTGAGCAATTAAGCGCGAGCTGCAAACGCGGTCTACTACAAAACGTGAATAGCGGTATTCGCTGCTTAACGCTGGCCGCAATCGCTGTTCAAGCGCGCATACAGGCTAACCCTGCTTTGTCTTCTACAGTCGATGCGATCAGCGTCCTTGGCGCTTCGTTCGGCGTGGTGTGA
- a CDS encoding DUF5347 family protein — MAIEGDSMLVELSAGQRVAALNHVALLRSQFKGGDGEKDLSRFFDSIRDVRDNNYQDNKRALSAIFFLANIGKDRHSADFSELSTDEKSAVIRAMNQLKAVVSLFPKRMTLSN, encoded by the coding sequence ATGGCTATTGAAGGCGATTCAATGCTTGTCGAATTGAGTGCCGGTCAGCGCGTCGCCGCACTCAATCACGTTGCGTTATTGCGCTCGCAGTTTAAGGGCGGCGACGGTGAAAAAGATTTATCGCGATTCTTCGACTCAATACGTGATGTGAGAGACAACAACTACCAGGACAATAAGCGCGCACTAAGCGCAATCTTTTTCCTGGCGAATATCGGTAAAGACCGACACAGCGCTGATTTTAGCGAATTAAGCACCGATGAAAAATCCGCAGTCATTCGTGCAATGAACCAATTAAAAGCCGTTGTGAGTTTATTCCCTAAGCGAATGACGCTTTCTAACTAA
- a CDS encoding TraR/DksA family transcriptional regulator, which yields MADSMDIVQQRTEEMLERSIALITNRPVGVSASFCEDCNAPIPEQRRRAIHGVTRCVCCQDIEERFGNARKGGAA from the coding sequence ATGGCCGACTCAATGGATATTGTGCAGCAGCGTACCGAGGAAATGCTCGAACGCAGCATCGCGTTAATCACTAATCGTCCTGTAGGTGTATCTGCGTCATTCTGTGAGGACTGCAACGCTCCTATCCCAGAACAACGTCGCCGCGCCATTCATGGCGTGACCCGCTGCGTATGCTGCCAGGACATTGAAGAAAGATTTGGAAATGCTCGCAAAGGCGGTGCGGCATGA
- a CDS encoding DUF2732 family protein — protein MLIYSSQSKQTASYIDLDMMLNDARKEERRDRADLMVNRLNILAAKIRHDELSSIEAAELLHQEIEKIQTQIAETH, from the coding sequence ATGCTGATTTATTCATCCCAATCTAAACAAACGGCTTCATATATCGACCTCGACATGATGCTCAATGACGCGCGCAAAGAAGAGCGTCGCGATCGCGCTGACTTGATGGTCAATCGTCTGAACATATTGGCCGCGAAAATCCGTCACGACGAATTATCGTCGATTGAAGCTGCCGAACTGCTCCATCAGGAAATCGAAAAAATCCAAACGCAAATTGCGGAGACGCACTGA
- a CDS encoding phage filamentation protein Fil family protein — translation MISFAAQLKRQSPSMSYGHGWILGYNGKRWHPVKKVSGAPRSQAIPKRGKSWLLKAIQCLSN, via the coding sequence ATGATTTCATTTGCTGCACAGCTCAAGAGGCAAAGCCCGTCAATGTCCTACGGGCACGGATGGATTTTAGGTTATAACGGTAAGCGCTGGCATCCGGTTAAAAAGGTTTCAGGCGCACCACGATCTCAGGCAATACCCAAGAGAGGCAAATCATGGCTATTGAAGGCGATTCAATGCTTGTCGAATTGA
- a CDS encoding phage repressor protein CI: MIEEKGGSTQILERLMSSYGVNTQKDLAAALGIPANNISGWTQRDSVPGNAIIKCALDTGAELRWLVSGELAKASFIRGADALIGKVLYDEITSSGGKPVLRRIMDAYGFTLQKQLCERLGISSGTVSTWVRRNYFPGDVVVTCALETGASLQWLATGKENQKKSLDNEHNVTSIPKKNLNDGVLIDTGFWSVDLSIISNVIKTPILISSNTDLWIIDGSVNELSNGLWLLGVDDKYDIYKVALLPGKKISVNSGGDSFVCMDNEVYGYGKVAVTIGKNF, translated from the coding sequence ATGATTGAAGAGAAGGGCGGCAGTACTCAGATTCTCGAGAGACTCATGTCTTCTTATGGGGTTAACACTCAGAAAGATCTCGCGGCGGCGCTTGGCATACCCGCTAACAACATTAGTGGATGGACTCAGCGTGATAGCGTTCCAGGTAATGCCATCATCAAATGCGCATTAGATACTGGAGCTGAATTGCGTTGGCTGGTATCTGGAGAACTTGCAAAAGCAAGTTTTATTAGAGGGGCCGATGCATTAATAGGCAAGGTTCTTTATGACGAGATAACTTCCAGTGGTGGTAAACCTGTCCTGCGCAGGATAATGGATGCCTATGGTTTTACACTTCAAAAGCAGCTCTGCGAACGTCTTGGCATATCTTCTGGGACAGTTAGTACGTGGGTTCGCAGGAATTATTTTCCTGGTGATGTTGTTGTAACATGTGCTCTTGAGACTGGTGCATCATTACAATGGTTAGCTACAGGGAAGGAAAACCAGAAAAAGTCTTTAGATAACGAACACAATGTTACTTCTATTCCTAAAAAAAATCTCAATGATGGCGTTTTAATTGATACGGGCTTTTGGAGTGTAGACCTAAGCATTATTTCTAATGTTATAAAAACTCCCATATTGATATCCAGTAATACAGACCTTTGGATAATTGACGGGAGTGTTAATGAATTAAGTAATGGATTGTGGCTTCTTGGTGTTGATGATAAATATGATATTTATAAAGTAGCACTACTCCCTGGAAAAAAAATAAGTGTTAATTCTGGAGGGGATAGTTTTGTCTGCATGGATAATGAAGTTTATGGTTATGGAAAAGTGGCAGTTACTATCGGAAAAAATTTTTAG